GAATATATTTCCCTGCACTATTTGGAACAGATATTTTTTACTTTAAAAAAAGCCGGTATAGTAAGAAGTTTAAGAGGTCCGAACGGCGGTTATCTGCTTAATAAAAAACCTTCGGAGCTATTTATCGGAGATATAATAGAATCGGTAGAGCCGATAGAAATTACAAGCTGCATAAGCAAATCTAAAGCAAAAAAAGAATGCGGCAGAAAATCGTTTTGTTTAGCTTTCGATATGTGGAATTCCGTATCGAAGAAAATCACCGAATTACTTAATTCCATAACTATACAAGACGTAATAGACGAATACAAACAAAAACTGTCATCATCTAATACATCTAATACATCTAATAGAACATAGTGCCAGAATTCAATTCCGGCACCGTAACAAAATAGAAAATAGCGCCAAAATTAAATAACGGAAATATATGCCGAGAATTTATTTAGATTATAATGCGACTACTCCGGTGGACACTGCGGTTCTTGAAGAAGTAGTAAATACCCTTAAAAATTATCAGGGCAATCCGTCTTCGGTTTATGAAGAAGGACGCGCCGCAAGAATACTGATAGAAGACTCCCGCGATTTAGTCAAATCTTTTCTGGATGCCGGAAATTCAGGAGAAGTTATTTTTACGTCTTCGGGTTCGGAA
Above is a window of Candidatus Acidulodesulfobacterium acidiphilum DNA encoding:
- a CDS encoding RrF2 family transcriptional regulator, with the translated sequence MKLSSKGQYAVRALIYLSYNSKDNSVPVSLKDIAAGEYISLHYLEQIFFTLKKAGIVRSLRGPNGGYLLNKKPSELFIGDIIESVEPIEITSCISKSKAKKECGRKSFCLAFDMWNSVSKKITELLNSITIQDVIDEYKQKLSSSNTSNTSNRT